In Mangifera indica cultivar Alphonso chromosome 14, CATAS_Mindica_2.1, whole genome shotgun sequence, the DNA window TAGAATTAGAAACTTTTAGTTGCTCGAGAAAACAGTGTCATTGGAACAGATATAACAAAATGAGCAAAATTGATAGGAAAACCATGTTTTAAAGGAGGAGGCAGGCAGGCATTGCACAAATGTCTTATACTTTACATACTCCTTAATCTgaaatcaataaatatttaaaaattgttgcAAAAGGCATCAGACATAACTGTCATCAAACAAAACTGTTCTCGTTGCCGACTCTGAAATGAACAATTTTACAACTTTTGTAGCTCCAGAAGCCAGTATTTTTCAGTGTTGGCAGTTGAAAGATAAAGATGCAGACCAGCTCCAACTTTGCACAGCTCATACTGTGACCAAACAGGTAGCTCCAGCCACCATTCTAGCAATATTTCTTAAACTAGTCTTTATCTATTATGAGATGACGTGTAGGTACTAAAGGAAAATCTATAGAGAAACATCTCTTACTTCCATTTGCAAATAGATAAAGACATGATAATATGCGTTTTTGTGTAGATTTCAAGttacttaaacaaatttatatcaatagTAAAACATACCAGTCTCTCCCTCTGCAAAGCAGTAAAAACTCGAAGAGGAAGAGTTACAAGAGCAACTGTCCAAGACATTGTTCTGCAAATCAAATTCACATTAAAGCTGATAGTGGCATTGACCAGATCCATCCAGCAATGAATAACGAAAAAAGTGGATTTTAGACAAAACATAATTGCTGGCTTGCAAAGGCAAAAGGGTTTCAATAACAAGATCATTATCATATCCATCAACTCTTCAAACAAAGACATCAGATACACCATTCTCCACCAATGAAACTTCTTCTTTCTCCCTCGATCATGTGTTCAAAAATACACATTTAATCACTGGCATCCTgcataaactataaaattttgaaagatttaataataagttatgCCAGTAATCACCAAATCAAAAGTAATAACAAACATTGGTAGCACTCGAGCAAGAGATTAATAAAAGGCAAAATACAGAAAATCAAGATCAAATTCCTAATCGAGGCCTTCTTTTCCTACCGAAATTATCCAAAGACACCTCAACGTGAATATTTggaacattttaattttttcaattaatatagaGTTTGCAATAAAACATATGCAAATTTACAAACATTgaacaaattaataaacaattaacaaTAGAACTTTGAAAATAAGAGAACAAATCAAATACAAAGTAGATTTCAGTCTCAGTTTCTGAATCTACGAGCTGCTCATTAAAAACATGGACTAAAATCTACGAATCAAGAAATCGTGCAATCGTAATAACAAGTATAAACTGAACtaaaagtaaaagaaattgAGACGAGTTAAAGGCATAAAGCAGAAAGACTTACAGAGAATTTAGAATAAAGGCAACTGTATCTGAAGTGAGCAGTGCACTGGTAACAGAGATTTGATTTGAGAGAATCAGAAGAAAAGGTTGAAACGAGGAGAGGTGGCAGCCAGAGCATTGTTGCGCTTGACACGTACCAGAATTACATGCTGATGCTGCAaagtttcatcaattttttttataaaattatagttttgacGAAGCCGTTTGCACTGGGTCTCCTGGGAGTATTTATACTAACAAATTGAGGTGACAGTgaattattattactttaaaatcatttattattatatctttcaatatatttgtatacacattattatttatttaaaatttgaattattttattatttatttatataaataaacaatattaatattttattaaatgattttgagattaaaaaataaacaattagatgatttaaaatatcactttaatttaagtgtaatttatttatataaatagttttatttatcaCTAAACAAATGTAAAGATGGGCTTAAACTCCAATGAATCGGGTCCATCGGGTCTAAATGACGCAAGCGGTCGGGCCAGATTCGTCTGCAaactttttcttattattattattattattaaaatatttatttaattttcttattattattaaaatatttatttaaattcccTGGGACCAACCGATTTCACTTTCAAAGGTTTCTGTAATGTTTATTAgtgaataaattttaacttcaaaattgtCTTGGAGGTGAGCCATCTTTGCGACTTACAAGTTAGAACGAGAAGATATAgcagaaatgaaagaaaaataattagcaAAAAACAGCCCCGCTAAGAAAAAGCAGGATTTTTTTACTCACCAGAATGGAAAGTAATATCTTTAAACTATTGCCTTCACCAGTTCTGCATAGAATGACAATTACAACTTTGGACGTTCATGGCGGACTTGATATTACTTATAAAGGggagaataaataataaaatacaactCCATTAAAGCCAATAGCTTCTTCAAGAAAGTAATACCTAATGTACGTTTTATTATATCCTTTCACtgtaagagaaaaaagaaaaaagttatgaAAAGAAACCTAAACTTAAGAGAGAAGAATTATTTAGCCCTGGAGGAGCATCGTGAAGAAGGCACATAAGAGCCATTCAAAATATGAAACCGAAGTTGGCAATCCATTTGGCACAAGAATTTTACAGAGCCCAGAAGACCAACTCGCCATCTAGCTCTCGAGCTTCccttcaaaccaaacttaacaTCGTCCCTCTTCAAAGCAACATTGGCGACCTCTTGCAGGTTTGGATCTAACGGTATCGGATTAGACTGAACGACGTAATTGAAATCAACAGAGCTGTTTTTTCTCACATCAAAAGGGAAAGCGACGAGTTTGGCAATCTCGAGCCCATCAAACGAGAGGCTGAGGCTGGTAGCGGAGAAGGAAGCGTGGGCCTTTTGGTTACCATTTTTCATGTTGAGAATGATGGTTATTTGCGTTTGAAGGAGGCCGGTGAGGTCGTACTGAAAGAGGTCGAGATGGGCGTCTTTGACGCTCATAACAGGGACTCGAGGGTGGATAACAACGTAACCGATGAAGACGACAATGCCTCCGATGATGACAGCAATGGAGATGATGGTGCAGAGGATGGCTGCAAACCAGACCAAGGGATGGGTGCGGCGTCGAGTATGGGAGAATACGCGGCTTGAATCTCTTGATGGCATTGGGGCTGGGGGTGTTGCTGAAAGGGTGACaacatgaagaagaagaagaagaaaaagaagggagaGGTTGGTGAAGTGTTATGAATGGGGTGATGCTGAGAGATGGGGAAGGGCAAGAATTTTAGGCTGGGTAGCTGAGTGTAATTGGTGGGGAAGGTTTTGGTATCTTCCTTTCCTGATGTTAAAGCTTTTTGTAATTGGGTTTACatttatgtgttatttgtaAGCCTCCCTCCCTGCTAAGGAATCTATGGTCACTTTAAGCTTATGGAGAAAATACCAAACTTGCATTGCTTTGCTAATAACCATTTATGTCTTTGCCTTTCTTCTATCTTCAAGCATACAAACTTACTCCCACTATTTCGTGAATTGATTAAGATTAACACTTTCTTTGCTTGAGAGATTCAAGTATAATCTAACATGTAGATCTCATTATGCAATAATGATAGTAAAGCAACATTAGTTATAATCTAACATGtaaatttctaataaaagaTATCATTTGTTTAATGTCTCATACATTTGTGTTATAATTGGTTTCGACAATTGAGACAACATTACTTACTAGATTTATAAGTTAGACTTGTATGACCACTCGAATgattattaagattttttaaaaaaagtggtCAAATATAATtcatgatttttgttttgacttATTAGACTATAACTTAGCATCCACGAAAAGTGTGAAAAGAGAAATGCACCTTGCATTTAAGCAattaatgcatatatatattataactctttataatattttttaatcaataaaactattcgTACTTATTTTAAGTATGCAAATGagtacatattatatatgtatcattacgtaattgaatgattttaaattaaagataaagtaacacctaattaggtaatgatacacataaatgtattattatttatatactcaaaatgagttcagataatattactttttcttAATTTGTAAATGTATGTGTATAGCAAGATAGAtgagaatattaattaaaaaaaccaccttttttgctttttatacgtatataaccatatttttttatataaatatagccattttttagtttgattttacttctaaaaagagaaaattttgagatttagaGTTAGGCCAAATGGGTTGGTTGACCAGCCATGGCCGGATAGGTTGGTTGACTGGCCATGATCGGGTAGCTTGGTCAGTCGATTAAGTGTGTTATTTTATGCTTTGATTAAGTGAGTTTATATATCTTGATTGGATAAATagaaactttaaaattattttaaatattttatattttacactatatacataaaataaaaacaaaaatagttaCATATTTATgcaagagaaaaaatgagattattttaattaatatcccgaaTGAGTGTCCGTAGAATGGTGGAACGGACCTGCATAAATATCGTTCAATTGAGTAGAGATTTAGCCATAGAGAAAAGGGTTAAAACGGTTAAAGGTGTTGAATaatgagttttggtttaaaGTTAAACGAAAGATTGAGAAAGAGTATTTCATCTGTAAAACATATCTATGTTATATTATAAGAGAATCTCTATAAAGTGCTAGTATTTAAAACAAACCCCAAACTagtacttttttatataatttctcaattttattAGCAATCTTAAATGAAATTGGGGCAATGGTCTAATTTATCAAATCATTGGGCTTTTGGGTATGCACGAAGCATTTGAGGGTTTTCTGTTAATtgttatttgtaatttttttccttaaatataataaatattgcAACGCAAATAATGAGACGGAATGGTATACCAACTTTGttacaaaattatatgatattaaaaaattaaaaaaaatcttagggtatgattgaaaaattaaaatatggtAATGGAAAATATCTAAATCAtcattcaaaaataacatttaattaattatataatattcaaatttcagtgtaatatttaaaaattatattatttagattttaattgaCTTAGCATAATTGGATTTTCAGCTTTAGATTATATCACTTCCATTTCATTGGACATTTAGATTTCACTATCTCAATAGTGCagttaaaaagattaaaagctCAACCGGTCCATCATGTGCCTCCACAGAGAAATTTAAGAAACATCTCGACCGTACACGTAGCCCCCACATTCCGTGACTATTTTAGACTTCTCATTCAGTTATTATCAACTAGCTCTCACTTGCTGAGTTGCGGAGCTTCTCTTCCGTCCACTCTTCACTTCCTTCTCTCGCTTCTATCACTCATAACTCGCCGCCGACTCAGTCTCTCCACTCTTCATGCCACAGTTCTACTCCTTTCTCATTAGCCAACAATGAAACCATCTCGACCGTTAATCACAAGACCCATCAAaccaccacctccaccaccatccttaactagaaattgcaaattGAGTCCAAATGTGAACAGGGTCTTTGATTTCAGACCAAATTTTAGGAAATTTCCAGTGAAGCTGATTACCAAAAGCTCAAGAAATGAAGCTTCTTTGCCGGCATCGACACATTCCTCATCACCAGTAATTTCGTCCAATACGGGTAGGCTAGAAGCTCTAGAGGAGAACATAGAGAAGGTGGTCATTTTCTTGGTTTATGGTATTACTTTTTGTATTTTATCGTTTACgggaataattatattttttgcagGTTATTTATCGATTTCGGTTCATGGCGCTTCTGGGTGTTTTTGGGTCTTTGATTGGTTCATTTCTCTGTTTCATcaaggttttttattttaacactCAAGATTGTCTAAATCCTAATAATTTCCTGTGAATTTGATATTATAGTTGAAAATAGCCTACTTTTTAGTCGATAGAATATAACCAGAACTGATTAGTAGATGGATTGAAATATCTAATAGCTTTAGCTCTCAAGTTGTGACACACAtgtatttgtaaaaaattgCTGAATTTTGTTTACGAATGgcttgaattttaatttgtagGAGTGATTTATATATGTTGGAAGAGATGGAAACGaagataaacatatataatctTAAATGAATCACAGATAAGggaaatttatttcatttgtaGTGCTTTTCTAGTTATTGTTATATTATGCTTCTGGTAGTTACTATTGTTCTTGTTCAACTTTGATTGTATCTCTTTTGTGCAATGTCTGCATCTTGAGTCAGTGGGATTTATTTGGGTTGGCTATGAAAGTTTAAAGGTAGAAGCAGTCCCACTTAGAAGTATTCTTTGTCTCTTTTCTAACCAAATAAGCTTTACTTCCTACCGATGCCAAAGCTATGGTAACTTTGTATGGTGTAAGACTGGTTTTACAGTTGATTAAACTAATAGAAAGCCGGTGGCACATCATTCCTAAACTAACAACTACCACATTTTGCCTAAGCTAGAGATGCATCAATACTAGGTTTCCGCATAATGATTTCCTTCAATAGGTTATGAGGCCAGCTATATGTTCTGGtgcatttttcaataatatcaacaatataTTTCTTGACAAGTTGACTTTTTGTGTTGAGCTTGGCTGTCaagaaataatatgtttattgaGGATAGCTGGAGTGAAGGCTTCCAAACAGATGAGTAATATGATAAGGACAGAGTATGAACCATTCAGGCAGTTCATGGATCTTCATTTTCCTGGCTTTCACTACACTACTTTTTAATGGTTACAATGTTGTATGTATTTTTTCCATCAGGTTTTGATGTTTGATATGAAAATGGAACCTCAGTCACAGGAAACTAATAATAATTGTGGCTAGTTGATAATCTTGGATTTACTGCATGAGGACATTGTTGCCTATGCTATGTCTTTTTATCAACAAAAAGTTTGGTTTCTGTTTGATGGGTAAATTTATGCTGTTGACCCACCCTGACTTGCAGGGTTGCACCTTTGTTGTGTCATCTTTCATGGAATATTTTGTGAATCGGAGCAAAGTGATTTTATTGCTGGTCGAGGCTATTGGTGAgtgtcttttatttattatttatcaatgcCGTCATTGTGTTTGTTTGCTACTTGAAATGAAGAGATCTGAATTTGTACATTCTGGTAGATGGCATCCCTCTTTAGTTACTGAAGTAAAGGCTTTTGTTTGCTACTTTTAACTGAAGTTTCTAATTACCCTTTTATTGCACTTCTAGATGTTTATCTTTTAGGAACTGTAATGCTGGTTTTTGGTATGGGTCTCTATGAGCTCTTTGTAAGCAATCTTGACATTGCAAAGTCACTCTCAGAAGAAAATGTCCATCACAGATCAAATCTTTTTGGCTTGTTCACTCTCAAGGTCGGTTTGTCGATTTATACATTCTTATACTCTATAAAGCCTTTTTAGTGGTAGCAATGACTTATTCACTCTTATCATGTCTGAATTTCCAGGAGCGGCCTAAATGGTTAGAAATAAAAACCGTGAATGAGTTGAAAACGAAGCTTGGGCATGTGATAGTGATGCTGCTTCTGATAGGGCTATTTGAAAAGAGTAAGAAAGCTGTTATAAATTCTCCTGCGGATTTGCTTTGCTTCTCAGCTTCTGTGCTTCTATCCTCTGGTTGCCTCTTTTTGTTGTCTAAGCTTAATGACTCCAAGTGAACcgaaaaaaagaaaggaaaaaaaagaaaaaaagaaaaacaagtattGCAATACTGAGAGATAATGGGGCCATGTATAAAATCTGTATATTTGTCAAAATATGTATTTGCTTCTTTTATGTTGTTATGTTGTGATATTTTAATAAGCTTAACAGTCTAATACTATTATCAACTCAGTGAAATCATGTATATGTTTAACCTATGTAAGCAAATACCTAGTACTGTTTTTAACAGTAACAAAGGCAGAATCAATGTCCTCTGTAACATCTCGGCTTAGGGTTATTTCACCTAAAATacatttcaaatatttgaaaacttataGCATACGTATATTGGTGTAATATATAGATTTTCATTAACCTTTTCGAGCGATGCGAAAACTTTATTCAAGCAGATGAAATTCTTTggaattattttcttttatcactcaaattatctttaaagGGTAATAGTATATAgacttcatataaaaaaaaatatgaaaaaaattaaatcattaatgacaattatactATCTTCAACTTCAGTCTAACATTTCATAAGAAACCctgatattttgattattggaaataCAACTTTACCCCTAGTGATATCTCAACCTCGATCATCTTTGTCTCTCCAAATATTGAAAGAAACGGGTAGGAAAAtacactttatatataaaaaggtaTCAGTTCAaatctttttcaataatattttaaaattaaacttttaatttatttgatctaGTGTTGATAATTTTGCTTCAAAGGGTTACTCCAGTTTAGATGGGatttcatgttaaaaaaaaattaaaaactttcaGCAGCAAATATCATTTTTCTACTGCAATTATCTATAGTTAAAACTTGCAAAAAATGttagatgatatatataatcatCAACCacaattatctatatatatttacgaAAATATCCTAGCAATGCTTTTACAAAGCCTCTAATCATACCTTAGGCACGAAAAGTTTTCGAGGATATCTTgggtaaaaatatataaattttaattgaatttatgatATTAGTTCATGATAgtgattttcttttcctttggcAGGCTAAATGATCAGCAAAAACTTGATAACAATGAAGATCTTATCGTCATTTCTAAACCATAGTCCAATTAATGGAGGGTCAttttggtaaaataaaattctttcatattcttttaaattttcatgGTTACACTGGATGATAGACAATTTTTTAGGGCCACCACTTCGAGTAAATAATATGAATTGTCTAGATAGATTCCTCAGGAAATGATTGTCGACCATCATCAAGATCGGATTCTGGACAGCagaagtttatatatttattttaatcaaagcATTGTCAAAGAGAGGGACAGTTGTGCACTTGTCTCCActaattcttaattaattaaaaataatgcaAGGATTATTGACTAATTAATTTACAGCTAAGAAATTCTTTTTTCCTTGGCTATCGGGAGTAGGGCTGGATCCATATAGAATCTAGCTCAAGTGAATACAAGTTCAAGCTTATCAAGTTTACCTCAAAATTGTTTAAGCTCGATTTGATTGAAGGGAGTAGAAATGTTTGCATTAGGATTGTTGCAAGGGAGATCCGTGAGATTTTTCATGCATGCGTCTGTAATAAGATACACTCATAGTAAGGTGTTATGAAAGTCCCTCATATTTTGTGTGCATGTAAAGATGGGTTATGAGAGCTTATATTACATTATCAAAAGAATCTTTATAAATGCTTTCGTGAGTTTTGAATGTTTTTAGCAAACATTGCATATCATATTACCAAAGTTATGGGTATTAAAGAATAGTTGAGATAATGAGAGTTACATGAATAAATGATTTGCcaattgagagaaaaaaaaaagctaagtATATAGAGAAAAAGCTAACAAAGACACTTAAAAAGTCATTTACTTCTTAAGTGTGTATCAcacaatttttccttttctatatttttaaaatagacgATGAGTGCGATTGCGGCCGGAGGAGGGCTATCACTTGAGAGTTGCATGAGAGAGATTTATTATGAGTTTATGTTTGAAGTATTTTTATGTCAACACATTTTTACGAGTacgattaaaatatatttatcatttatgaGACGTTTTGCATACTTAGAAATGTTTAACTaagttttacatattaaaattgttaataaatgCTCGTCAACAAAAAttataggtttaaaaaatttaaaatctatacCCTTTTTTAAACGAGTGCTTGGGAGtctaaagttaaaaagaaatctAAAGAAGACAAAGCATACACATTCGAATTTACCTTCAAAAAAGGACTGATCATTAACGATAAACAAAATACGTTTTACACCCTCAGAAATGCTAGCTGTAGCATGCATACATGCCACAATGTTCATACATATTGAAGGAAGCAGCCGGCGCCATTAGTACTGAAAATTTATCTctgaaaaccctaatttaacTTACTCTAGAAGACTGGAATaccattttaaagaaaatgttattttattgcTTAGACCAATCTTAACAGGCTAGCTGCTGTGATGGGAAATGTTTCAAGAAGAACCGGGTGGTACGTCATGGCCAACACCGGGGCTATGACCAGGACTTGTCGGTCGGTAAGCGTCAGTCTGTGTCTTCTTGTATCGATTTATCGTATAAGATACGAACGCCGGAGGCTTAGGTCTGCTCAACTTGGAGCCTACAGGGAGAGCCGGTGGGTGAAATTCACCATTGGCAACAAGGGACCGTGTTGCTTCTATCAAGTAAAATTGTTtgtgaaggagaagaagaacaaaaaaacttatAGTGAAAAAGTTGCTAGACGCCGCCATGAATGAAAAGGTTTAAGGGAGCTTAAGCTTACATAATCAATAAGCTAAGAAAATAATGCTATTTGATATCACAAGTGAGAGGGTCAGAGTGGTATTTAAGATGATAATAAAGTCCCATAAGCCGCAAAGTACCAAAGGAATGAGATTCTAAACATAAgagtaaaagtttaaatttacgAAAATTCATTTGTTGATAATCAATTTAAGGGTTTCACCTGTTTGATATGATcgatttagaattttatttattttgtataatcaATTCAAATGTTTCATTTAACATAGTTACTTTAgagattttacttatttagtgtatttaattcaatttaaatgaatttttttcgtttaaaaaaataaaaaggttccACGTGAACTATATCATGTTCTCAACATGGAGTAAAATAAGGGTTTATGGTGCCCATGATAGGgtttataagatattaatagGGCATGGGAATAGTTTCTAAATAAGGCAAACCTAGAAAACTCGGCTCATTCTAATGAAGAAAACTTTTGCAACAGCTCTTGGTTGGCATGCGTATACAACTTTTTAAGGAAAGAGCATTTCATTTCGATTAGACAACACCAAGAACAACACTCACTCACTTTAACATTTTCTCTGGTTTATTTAGAAATAGGCTCAAGTCTGCAACAAGAAGGTAAGATTTTCTAAAGAAAATGCTTCTTCCACTAAAATTATTAAGGATTTGTTAAGATTATAAAGTTTTCTCTTTTGTCTTTCTTGACATATTTTTGGCACTTcccatataaatgttatattctCTAAATTTTCTCAAAATGGAGAGGCTTCCAGTTTATGCTCCCTGCCCATActatataaaagttaataatacAATATACCCTGTAACTTTCAAGAAACCTAGATAAATCTTGATGTTAACTAAAGTTCGTGTATATTCATGGTGAAGCTTAATCACTTTACCCGTAAAAAAGAGTTTGAATAACGAAAAAATGagatttcaaacaaaaaaattaagagtttaGATTCTTTTTAATGTCATTTcaagattatttttttgataagtaatctcattttaagattaaattattaacttatttaaaaattaatccaacttaaataaagttttcttattaaaaaattaatttctaactaaataaaatcatatgctcataaaactttatttaaggTATATCATTCTTTCAatgttaaactaattaatttaagtaaataaaactTTGAACCTAATAATTAATCTAATATCTATTCTAGAGATGTcgatgggccgggccgggctggCTCAGGCTCGGCCCATCGGGCtaacgggccgggccgggcctaaAGCCCAAACAGTGATGGGTTTTCGGGCCGGGCCGGCCCATTAATATATGAAGGCCCAAGGCCCGACCCATATataaatgggccgggccgggccgggttttgaatattttttaaaatttttaaacaaattatttttcaaattataaaacataaataaatatatattataataatattcaaatagattgaattcatttaatacttaatctatttgtaatattttgtaatgataaaattaaaataaaattataaacacaaagaattattatttacgaatttagatatattttgaaagataattaataagaaaaaatgagattgaaaatataataaaataattgagattaggATTTGTAAAtggaagtgaaaatgaagaaaaattaaataggtttatataaaaaaaataaattaattaaaaaattaaaaaaaaataaaggccaaagctTCTGCtacaaggcagaagccttgtGCGGCAGAAGGCAGCAGCACAAGGCAGAAAATCtgccaattaaaaattaaaaaaaatatatatatataaacagtatcgggccgggccgggccagcCCACGGGCTTAATATCAAAGCCCGAGGCCCGGCCCAGTAGACCCATGGGCCTAGCCCGGCACGCTACAGTGTCAGGCCGGGTTTTCTCGTGCCGTGCTTTTTTTTCATGCTTCGTGTCGTGCCTCCGTTCAATccgacccaattgacgtgtctaatctattctatcaaataagttaaagaaTTAATTTGGATACAGTGCTGTTAAGTTTTGAACCAcaagtttttatttgttaacgTGTGGGAGAGGGAATCCATAAGTGCTGAGGGCTACTCTCCCCTTACTTTTATGCACTTTTAATTGTTGTTTGTGACATCATAAAATCAATTCTAATAATTTTCAGTGCCCTTCAGTCACTatcaaatctttcttttttgtttaaggaaacatttaatatatataattgtatagtGGCTGAGATTGTAGCCTATTCCGAGCCACCCCACCCTCAATGAACATGATGCATGCCAATTTTCTGCCCTTTACAGgtcaggaaaaaaaatatatatatatatatatatatagagagagagagagagagagagagagagagaggcatAGTTTCAATCTTTCCAACAGGTCAATTCTTAT includes these proteins:
- the LOC123195540 gene encoding uncharacterized protein LOC123195540 codes for the protein MKPSRPLITRPIKPPPPPPSLTRNCKLSPNVNRVFDFRPNFRKFPVKLITKSSRNEASLPASTHSSSPVISSNTGRLEALEENIEKVIYRFRFMALLGVFGSLIGSFLCFIKGCTFVVSSFMEYFVNRSKVILLLVEAIDVYLLGTVMLVFGMGLYELFVSNLDIAKSLSEENVHHRSNLFGLFTLKERPKWLEIKTVNELKTKLGHVIVMLLLIGLFEKSKKAVINSPADLLCFSASVLLSSGCLFLLSKLNDSK